The Virgibacillus dokdonensis genome includes a window with the following:
- the gpmI gene encoding 2,3-bisphosphoglycerate-independent phosphoglycerate mutase, whose amino-acid sequence MKQNKLAALIILDGFAIRDEEKGNAVKHANKPNFDRYWNQYAHNQLTASGEAVGLPEGQMGNSEVGHLNIGAGRIVYQSLTRVNLSIKEGEFFEKEAFIKSMQHAKKNGKALHIFGLLSDGGVHSHINHLFALLKLAKEQELEKVYIHAFLDGRDVGPQTAKTYIKQTQDKIAEYGVGQIATISGRYYSMDRDKRWDRVKKAYDAMVYGEGPKYTDPLAVVEESYASEIYDEFVIPSVITNEAGDPVGTVEDGDSIIFYNFRPDRAIQISRTFANEDFHDFDRGDKVPKNLDFVMLTNFSETVNGYVAYEPVNLDNTVGEVLAQHDMKQLRIAETEKYPHVTYFMSGGREAEFPGEKRILIDSPKVATYDLKPEMSAYEVTDALLEELETGDRNAIILNFANPDMVGHSGKLEPTVKAIETVDECLGKIVDKIIELGGHAIITADHGNSDEVITPEGKPMTAHTTNPVPVIVTKEGISLREGGILADLAPTLLDLLNIEKPKEMTGESLIK is encoded by the coding sequence ATGAAACAAAACAAACTAGCGGCATTAATCATCTTAGATGGTTTCGCTATTCGTGACGAAGAAAAAGGGAATGCTGTCAAACATGCGAACAAGCCTAATTTTGACCGCTATTGGAATCAATACGCCCATAATCAGCTAACAGCTAGTGGTGAGGCTGTCGGTTTACCAGAAGGGCAAATGGGTAACTCTGAAGTCGGTCACTTGAATATTGGTGCAGGGAGAATTGTGTATCAAAGTTTAACCCGTGTTAATCTATCGATTAAAGAAGGCGAATTCTTTGAAAAAGAAGCGTTCATAAAATCGATGCAACATGCGAAAAAAAATGGGAAGGCGCTACACATTTTTGGTTTGCTTTCTGATGGTGGTGTACACAGCCATATTAATCACCTGTTTGCGCTTTTGAAGCTTGCAAAAGAACAAGAACTAGAGAAAGTTTATATCCATGCATTTTTAGACGGACGAGATGTTGGTCCACAGACTGCTAAAACATATATTAAGCAAACACAAGATAAGATAGCAGAATACGGAGTCGGGCAAATTGCGACGATTTCTGGACGTTATTATTCCATGGATCGGGACAAGCGTTGGGATCGTGTGAAAAAAGCATATGACGCCATGGTGTACGGAGAAGGTCCGAAATATACGGATCCACTCGCTGTTGTGGAAGAGTCTTATGCTAGTGAAATTTATGATGAGTTCGTCATTCCATCCGTTATTACGAATGAAGCTGGTGACCCAGTTGGAACTGTGGAAGATGGGGACTCCATTATTTTTTATAACTTCCGTCCAGATCGAGCTATTCAAATCTCACGTACATTTGCCAATGAAGATTTTCATGACTTTGACCGTGGAGACAAAGTGCCGAAAAACTTAGACTTTGTTATGTTAACGAACTTTAGCGAAACAGTAAACGGCTATGTTGCCTATGAGCCGGTTAATTTAGATAATACAGTTGGTGAAGTTTTAGCACAGCATGATATGAAGCAATTGCGAATCGCTGAAACGGAGAAATACCCACATGTTACGTATTTCATGAGTGGGGGACGTGAAGCGGAATTTCCAGGTGAAAAAAGAATCTTAATTGATTCACCAAAAGTAGCGACATACGATTTAAAACCAGAAATGAGTGCTTATGAAGTAACGGACGCGTTATTAGAAGAACTCGAAACGGGTGATCGTAATGCGATTATTTTAAATTTCGCCAATCCAGATATGGTTGGACACTCTGGCAAATTAGAGCCAACTGTTAAAGCTATCGAAACTGTTGACGAATGCCTCGGAAAAATTGTTGATAAAATTATTGAACTTGGCGGACACGCTATTATTACAGCCGACCACGGTAATTCGGATGAAGTCATTACGCCAGAAGGAAAGCCAATGACAGCTCATACAACGAATCCGGTTCCTGTTATCGTTACAAAAGAGGGTATCAGCTTACGTGAAGGCGGAATTTTAGCAGACTTAGCACCAACCTTACTTGATTTATTAAATATTGAAAAGCCAAAAGAAATGACTGGCGAATCATTAATAAAATAA
- the brxF gene encoding BREX-3 system P-loop-containing protein BrxF: MNINSIKNEIQEMEHVWHKLIFLCNRDGRFNTTIPIIDHFEKVNVNLILSQGLINKAENKYPLYVEEILLNTISHRNKVYLLQHIDILFDPVLQIHPIRLLENISKTYKLIVEWPGIYRDDQLSYAEYGHPEYFTCREFEGKVI, from the coding sequence GTGAATATAAATAGTATAAAAAACGAGATTCAAGAAATGGAGCATGTGTGGCATAAATTGATATTTCTATGCAATAGGGATGGACGATTTAATACAACAATACCAATCATAGATCATTTCGAAAAAGTAAACGTTAATCTTATCTTAAGTCAGGGATTAATAAATAAAGCTGAAAATAAATATCCGTTATATGTTGAAGAGATACTTTTGAATACTATTTCACATAGAAATAAGGTATATCTCCTTCAACATATTGATATTCTTTTTGATCCAGTATTACAAATTCATCCAATACGTTTATTGGAGAATATCAGTAAAACCTATAAATTAATTGTTGAATGGCCAGGAATATATAGGGATGATCAACTTTCTTATGCTGAATATGGTCATCCAGAGTATTTTACTTGCCGTGAATTTGAAGGGAAAGTTATTTGA
- a CDS encoding DUF6079 family protein: MEESIMLRYDELIAFDPVESVVQLREADDQSRAISLLKTYVISDNMAEKLMNDIFENIQFERMVDNKGMLIVGNYGSGKSHLMSVVSTIAELPGASKHLRNKQVAEKAKEIEGKFQVIRAEFGAVTMPLREIVCRQLEKGLANMGIDYTFPTADQVTNNKDMMYEMMELFHEEYPDKGLLLVIDELLDYLRGRKEQDLTLDLGFLREIGEVCNNTRFRFVSGVQEMLFDNPKFSFVADSLRRVKERFKETRIVREDIAFVVSERLLKKNDEQKALIREHLSKFKKLYSGLSEELETYVNLFPIHPAYLEMFERVHIGEKRVALQTITGEIKKLLSEEVPQDATGLISFDRYWTYIEEDSSLRSDDRVKLITDKVETLKGIIQSSVKRQYKAMATQMVNALAVFRLTTEDLKTPIGLSSYTLRDKLFLSQPSLLDFEDEAAGFLQTTIEAAMKDLRTAASFQYISLNNDNGQFYINIDESIPVDELIRQRGEGLKDSQLDSYYFDVLKQATEVSETTAYVFGYKIWLHEIPWVDRRVKREGYLFFGAPNERSTAQPERDFYIYMLQAFEEPNFKDEQKEDEVFFRLKKKNDTFVDLLRLYGGATEMYNDTTTNKKLYKPKMEEYKKKLVKWIKENFVDTYEIVYRGKSAGVLEHGMFLPSNPDTLVELVDSVSQDLLSQWFEVKYEEYPSFRKLEHSYLTKKNIATYVKDALDYLNGRKTNQGEAILDGLLLLDQRGNPTTQKSGYAKWVTDLLDSKGNGQVLNQSELIEVINTTQGTPDQRITRKFTMEPELLVVILGSLIQDGQIVVTVKGTQYEAMNFSEFIRLPIQDITYFDHIKKPTGLPVREVQALSDLFESIKIDFSNQEKVDFTIKQIIAGAKRATNRTVEMLANIRNKFQVWDGPLFTQEEIEEKTDRLSRLNEFLQGLQVYNTRAKMMNLKFNMERIKKEKENLKLLDTLDNLQKKINEFTKVADYLVKAKFITSPSKDWIDDVDVSLDNLSMALKNGEDCTSEIQELEHLKKTYIDYYLSLHQKMRLNATESKKKSELLQNKQCDALQVLSSKIELLPSGVFKEWQEKVNSLKVCYHVTADNLQHTPECQKCHFNPREEQLNERPSLTELEEELNELLETWTDTLLTNFNDASVKESIELLEAEEKELMNEFIQRKAFTLPISIKLIHAINKVLKGIHREKVDVEQLKEVFGNGNPITIKEAKDNVDKLLRVIVGNNDQDRVRLTIGK, encoded by the coding sequence ATGGAGGAAAGTATTATGCTTCGTTATGATGAATTAATTGCATTCGATCCAGTTGAATCTGTTGTCCAATTAAGAGAAGCGGACGATCAAAGTCGTGCTATTTCACTATTAAAAACATATGTAATCTCAGATAATATGGCTGAAAAGTTAATGAACGATATATTTGAAAACATTCAATTTGAACGTATGGTAGATAACAAAGGTATGCTTATTGTCGGTAACTACGGCTCTGGTAAGTCCCACTTAATGAGTGTCGTTTCCACGATTGCAGAATTACCAGGTGCCAGTAAGCATTTACGCAATAAACAAGTAGCTGAAAAAGCAAAAGAAATAGAAGGGAAATTTCAAGTTATTCGTGCTGAGTTTGGTGCAGTGACAATGCCTCTTCGTGAAATTGTTTGTAGGCAACTGGAAAAGGGACTAGCAAACATGGGAATAGATTATACTTTTCCTACTGCTGATCAAGTGACAAATAATAAAGATATGATGTACGAAATGATGGAATTATTCCATGAAGAATATCCTGATAAAGGATTATTACTTGTTATTGATGAGCTTCTTGACTATTTGAGGGGAAGGAAAGAACAGGACCTAACGCTTGATCTAGGATTTTTACGGGAAATTGGAGAGGTTTGTAATAACACCCGTTTTCGCTTTGTTTCTGGTGTACAGGAAATGCTTTTTGATAATCCGAAATTCAGTTTTGTTGCAGACTCACTACGCAGAGTAAAGGAACGCTTTAAAGAAACACGTATTGTCCGTGAAGATATTGCATTTGTAGTATCAGAACGTCTGTTAAAGAAAAATGATGAGCAAAAGGCACTTATTCGTGAACATTTAAGTAAGTTCAAAAAATTGTATAGCGGGCTATCAGAAGAACTAGAAACCTACGTTAATTTGTTCCCAATTCATCCAGCATATCTTGAAATGTTTGAAAGAGTACATATTGGCGAAAAACGCGTTGCCTTGCAAACAATAACAGGTGAGATTAAAAAATTACTATCTGAAGAAGTCCCTCAAGATGCAACAGGACTTATATCTTTTGATAGGTATTGGACGTATATAGAAGAAGATTCTTCATTACGATCGGATGATCGCGTGAAGTTAATTACAGATAAGGTCGAAACATTGAAGGGTATTATTCAATCCAGTGTGAAAAGGCAGTATAAAGCCATGGCAACACAGATGGTAAATGCGTTAGCTGTATTTCGTTTAACTACAGAGGATCTAAAGACACCCATTGGCTTAAGCTCATACACACTTAGAGATAAATTATTCTTGAGTCAGCCTTCTTTGCTAGACTTTGAAGATGAAGCAGCTGGTTTTTTACAAACAACTATTGAAGCAGCAATGAAAGATTTAAGGACTGCAGCTAGTTTTCAGTATATATCTTTAAATAATGATAATGGCCAGTTTTATATTAACATCGATGAGTCTATACCAGTGGATGAGCTAATACGTCAACGTGGTGAAGGTTTGAAGGATAGTCAATTAGATAGTTATTATTTTGATGTGTTAAAACAGGCTACTGAAGTATCGGAGACTACAGCCTATGTTTTTGGTTATAAAATTTGGCTTCACGAAATTCCTTGGGTAGATCGAAGAGTGAAACGAGAAGGTTATTTATTCTTTGGGGCGCCAAATGAGCGATCAACTGCCCAACCTGAAAGAGATTTCTACATATATATGCTTCAGGCATTTGAAGAACCTAATTTTAAAGATGAACAAAAAGAGGATGAAGTATTTTTTCGTTTAAAGAAAAAGAATGATACATTTGTTGATTTGTTGCGCTTATACGGTGGTGCAACGGAGATGTATAATGATACGACAACAAATAAAAAATTATATAAGCCTAAAATGGAAGAATATAAAAAGAAATTAGTAAAATGGATTAAAGAAAATTTCGTTGATACTTATGAAATTGTATATCGAGGAAAAAGTGCAGGTGTACTAGAGCATGGAATGTTTTTACCAAGTAATCCTGATACGTTGGTTGAACTTGTTGATTCCGTTTCACAAGACTTGCTTTCCCAATGGTTTGAAGTGAAATATGAAGAGTATCCTTCATTTCGAAAGCTTGAACATTCTTATTTGACGAAAAAGAACATAGCTACCTATGTGAAAGATGCATTAGATTATTTGAATGGTCGTAAAACAAATCAAGGCGAAGCAATTCTTGATGGTTTGCTCTTACTTGATCAACGAGGAAATCCTACTACCCAAAAATCAGGGTATGCAAAATGGGTGACTGATCTACTTGATAGTAAGGGAAATGGACAAGTATTAAACCAAAGTGAGCTAATTGAAGTGATAAATACAACACAAGGTACTCCAGATCAACGAATAACAAGAAAATTCACTATGGAACCAGAATTACTCGTTGTCATACTTGGTTCCTTGATTCAAGATGGACAAATTGTAGTTACAGTTAAGGGAACGCAATATGAGGCCATGAACTTCAGCGAGTTTATCCGACTTCCTATCCAAGATATTACTTATTTTGATCATATAAAAAAACCAACTGGATTACCTGTTCGTGAAGTACAAGCATTATCAGATTTATTTGAGTCAATCAAAATTGATTTTTCTAACCAAGAAAAAGTCGATTTTACTATAAAACAAATTATTGCTGGTGCGAAGAGAGCTACGAATCGGACAGTTGAAATGCTCGCTAATATCCGTAATAAATTTCAAGTTTGGGACGGTCCACTCTTTACGCAGGAAGAAATAGAAGAAAAGACGGACAGGCTTTCAAGGTTAAATGAATTCTTACAAGGGTTGCAGGTTTATAATACAAGGGCAAAAATGATGAACTTAAAATTTAATATGGAACGAATTAAAAAAGAAAAGGAAAATCTAAAACTCCTGGATACATTGGATAACTTGCAAAAGAAAATAAATGAATTTACTAAAGTAGCTGATTACCTTGTTAAAGCTAAGTTTATTACTTCTCCTAGTAAGGATTGGATTGACGATGTCGATGTATCATTAGATAATCTAAGCATGGCATTAAAAAATGGTGAAGATTGTACAAGTGAAATTCAGGAACTAGAGCATCTGAAAAAAACTTATATCGATTACTATTTATCTTTGCATCAAAAAATGCGATTGAATGCTACAGAAAGCAAGAAAAAATCTGAGTTATTACAGAATAAACAATGTGATGCATTACAAGTATTATCTTCAAAGATCGAATTATTACCTAGTGGTGTTTTTAAAGAATGGCAAGAAAAAGTGAATTCTCTTAAAGTTTGTTATCATGTAACGGCAGATAACTTGCAACACACACCAGAGTGTCAAAAGTGCCACTTTAATCCACGTGAAGAGCAACTAAATGAAAGGCCTTCTCTTACGGAGCTTGAGGAGGAATTAAATGAATTATTAGAAACGTGGACGGATACATTATTAACAAACTTTAATGATGCATCTGTTAAAGAGAGTATTGAACTCTTAGAGGCGGAAGAGAAGGAATTAATGAATGAATTTATTCAAAGAAAAGCTTTCACTTTGCCAATCTCCATAAAGTTAATTCATGCGATTAACAAAGTTCTAAAGGGAATTCATCGGGAGAAAGTAGATGTGGAACAATTAAAAGAAGTGTTTGGTAATGGTAATCCAATCACAATCAAAGAGGCAAAGGATAATGTAGATAAGCTATTAAGAGTGATTGTGGGTAATAATGATCAAGACCGTGTTCGTTTAACGATTGGGAAATAG
- the eno gene encoding phosphopyruvate hydratase — MPYITDVYAREVLDSRGNPTVEVEVFTESGAFGSALVPSGASTGEYEAVELRDGDKSRYLGKGVLKAVQNVNEVIAPELLGIDVTRQNIIDALMIDLDGTDNKGKLGANAILGVSMAVAHAAASYLEVPLYNYLGGFNAKTLPTPMMNILNGGEHADNNVDIQEFMIMPVGAESFKEALRTGAEIFHSLKNVLKSKGYNTAVGDEGGFAPNLGSNEEALQTIVEAIEAAGYKPGEEVKLAMDVAASEIYEDGKYNLKGEGVVRTSAEMVDWYEDMISKYPIVSIEDGLDENDWDGFKLLTDRLGKKVQLVGDDLFVTNTEKLARGIEQGIGNSILIKVNQIGTLTETFEAIEMAKRAGYTAVISHRSGETEDATIADIAVATNAGQIKTGAPSRTDRVAKYNQLLRIEDELAGMGEYAGKTAFYNLNK, encoded by the coding sequence ATGCCATATATTACAGATGTTTACGCACGTGAAGTATTAGATTCTCGCGGTAATCCAACCGTTGAAGTAGAAGTATTTACAGAATCAGGTGCTTTTGGTTCTGCATTAGTTCCTAGCGGAGCTTCTACAGGAGAATATGAAGCAGTAGAATTACGCGATGGCGATAAAAGCCGCTACCTAGGTAAAGGTGTCTTAAAAGCAGTGCAAAATGTGAATGAAGTAATTGCACCTGAACTATTAGGAATTGATGTAACACGTCAGAATATTATCGATGCACTAATGATTGACTTAGATGGCACTGATAATAAAGGAAAATTAGGTGCAAATGCTATTCTAGGTGTTTCCATGGCTGTTGCACACGCTGCAGCAAGCTATTTAGAAGTACCACTTTACAACTATCTTGGCGGATTCAATGCCAAAACATTACCAACCCCAATGATGAACATTTTAAATGGTGGGGAGCATGCAGACAACAACGTTGATATTCAAGAATTTATGATTATGCCAGTGGGGGCAGAATCATTTAAAGAAGCACTTCGTACAGGTGCAGAGATCTTCCATTCCTTGAAAAATGTATTGAAATCGAAAGGTTATAACACAGCTGTAGGGGATGAAGGTGGTTTTGCACCAAACCTTGGCTCTAATGAAGAAGCATTACAAACGATTGTAGAAGCTATTGAAGCAGCTGGCTATAAGCCTGGTGAAGAAGTGAAATTAGCAATGGACGTAGCCGCTTCTGAAATTTACGAAGATGGCAAGTACAACTTAAAAGGAGAAGGTGTTGTACGTACTTCTGCAGAAATGGTTGACTGGTATGAAGATATGATTAGTAAGTATCCAATCGTTTCTATTGAAGATGGTTTAGATGAAAACGACTGGGATGGTTTCAAACTTCTAACAGATCGTCTAGGCAAAAAAGTACAACTAGTTGGGGATGACTTGTTCGTAACCAATACAGAAAAATTAGCTAGAGGTATTGAACAAGGAATTGGTAACTCCATCCTTATTAAAGTGAACCAAATCGGTACTTTAACGGAAACATTTGAAGCTATCGAAATGGCAAAACGCGCTGGTTACACAGCTGTTATCTCTCACCGTTCTGGTGAAACAGAAGATGCTACCATTGCAGACATTGCTGTAGCAACAAACGCTGGCCAAATTAAAACAGGTGCTCCATCACGTACCGATCGTGTAGCTAAATACAATCAATTACTACGTATTGAAGATGAATTAGCTGGCATGGGCGAATATGCTGGAAAAACAGCATTTTACAACTTGAATAAATAA
- the tpiA gene encoding triose-phosphate isomerase codes for MRKKVIAGNWKMNKLASEANQFVDEVKVKLPQSDKVEAIVCSPFPYLAQLVEKAKGTTLAVAAQTMHYEESGAFTGEVSPEMLADLGVTYVVLGHSERREYYNETDETVNKKVHAAFKHGLTPIVCVGETLEQREANETMDHVEMQVTKALEALSEEQVANTIIAYEPIWAIGTGKTATSEQANEVCTHIREVVAKLTSKETASKVIIQYGGSVKPANVDELLAQSDIDGALVGGASLEPASFLQLVEAGAK; via the coding sequence ATGCGCAAAAAAGTAATTGCTGGAAACTGGAAAATGAACAAGCTAGCAAGTGAAGCGAATCAGTTTGTCGATGAGGTGAAAGTAAAACTACCTCAATCAGACAAGGTGGAGGCTATCGTTTGTTCCCCATTTCCTTACTTAGCTCAGCTTGTGGAAAAAGCAAAAGGTACAACGTTAGCAGTTGCTGCTCAAACGATGCATTATGAAGAAAGTGGTGCATTTACAGGCGAAGTAAGTCCTGAAATGCTTGCGGACTTAGGTGTAACTTATGTTGTTTTAGGGCATTCAGAGCGTAGAGAATATTATAACGAGACAGATGAAACAGTGAATAAGAAAGTGCATGCTGCATTTAAACACGGACTAACACCAATTGTTTGTGTTGGTGAAACGCTAGAACAGCGTGAAGCTAACGAAACAATGGATCATGTCGAAATGCAAGTTACAAAAGCTCTAGAAGCACTTAGCGAAGAACAAGTTGCTAACACAATTATTGCCTATGAGCCGATTTGGGCAATTGGTACAGGAAAAACAGCAACGAGTGAACAAGCAAATGAAGTTTGTACGCATATTCGTGAAGTGGTTGCAAAACTTACTTCTAAAGAAACGGCAAGCAAAGTCATTATTCAATATGGTGGCAGTGTAAAACCTGCAAATGTTGATGAATTACTGGCTCAATCTGATATTGATGGCGCATTAGTTGGCGGAGCAAGCCTTGAACCAGCATCATTCTTGCAATTAGTGGAGGCAGGTGCCAAATGA
- the gap gene encoding type I glyceraldehyde-3-phosphate dehydrogenase, whose translation MAVKVGINGFGRIGRLVFRLALQNEDVEVVAINDLTDAEMLAHLLKYDSVHGMLKEEVSVNGSNIVVGGKEIKVMSERDPAQLGWDKLGVEIVMESTGRFTNREDAQKHLDAGAKKVIISAPGKNEDLTVVMGVNDKEYDPANHHVVSNASCTTNCLAPYAKVLHDNFGIKRGLMTTIHSYTNDQQILDLPHKDYRRARAAAQNIIPTTTGAAKAVGKVLPELNGKLNGGAVRVPTPDGSLVDLVAELDKNVTAEEINAALKEAAEGELKGVLEYSEAPLVSTDILGNQHSSIVDGLSTIVLEDNLVKVVSWYDNEMGYSARCVDLAVLMKNKGL comes from the coding sequence ATGGCAGTAAAAGTAGGAATTAACGGTTTTGGTAGAATAGGACGTCTTGTATTTCGTCTAGCTCTACAAAATGAAGATGTAGAAGTAGTGGCAATCAACGACTTAACTGACGCTGAAATGCTAGCTCATCTATTAAAGTATGACTCTGTCCATGGCATGTTGAAAGAAGAAGTTTCTGTCAATGGTTCAAATATTGTTGTTGGTGGAAAAGAAATTAAAGTAATGTCTGAAAGAGATCCTGCTCAATTAGGCTGGGATAAACTTGGTGTGGAAATTGTTATGGAATCTACAGGACGTTTTACAAATAGAGAAGATGCACAAAAGCATCTTGATGCAGGTGCAAAAAAAGTTATTATTTCTGCACCTGGTAAAAACGAAGATTTAACAGTAGTAATGGGTGTTAACGATAAAGAATATGACCCAGCTAACCATCATGTTGTATCTAATGCATCTTGTACGACAAACTGCTTAGCACCGTATGCTAAAGTATTACATGACAACTTTGGTATTAAACGTGGACTAATGACTACAATCCACTCTTATACAAATGATCAGCAAATCCTTGATTTGCCACATAAAGATTATCGTCGTGCTCGTGCAGCAGCACAAAATATTATTCCAACAACAACAGGTGCTGCTAAAGCAGTAGGGAAAGTTCTTCCAGAATTAAATGGTAAACTAAATGGTGGAGCTGTACGTGTACCTACACCAGACGGTTCTCTAGTTGACCTTGTAGCTGAATTAGATAAGAATGTAACAGCAGAAGAAATCAATGCAGCACTAAAAGAAGCTGCAGAAGGTGAACTAAAAGGTGTTCTTGAATACAGTGAAGCACCACTTGTATCTACAGATATTTTAGGTAACCAGCATTCTTCCATTGTAGATGGTTTGTCTACTATTGTTCTAGAAGATAACTTAGTGAAAGTTGTTTCTTGGTACGATAACGAAATGGGCTACTCTGCTCGCTGTGTTGATTTAGCAGTATTAATGAAAAACAAAGGACTATAA
- a CDS encoding phosphoglycerate kinase, which produces MNKMSVKDLDVKGKKVFCRVDFNVPMKDGEVTDDTRIKAALPTIEYLSNQGAIIILASHLGRPKGKVVEELRLDPVAKRLSDLIGKEVVKTDAVYGEEVQEAISKVSEGDIILVENVRFEAGEEKNDEALSQAFADLADVYVNDAFGAAHRAHASTTGVAEKLPAAAGFLMEKELSVLGKALENPERPFTAIIGGAKVKDKIDVIDHLLEKVDHLIIGGGLAYTFIKAQGYEIGNSLLEEDKIDLAKQFMQKAKDKGVDFVLPVDAVVADKFAEDANKKEVDIDQIPADWEALDIGPKTSEKYAEIVAKSKLIIWNGPMGVFEMEAFADGTKAVANALAKTEGYTVIGGGDSAAAVEKFGLSDKMDHVSTGGGASLEFMEGKVLPGVAALTDK; this is translated from the coding sequence ATGAATAAAATGTCAGTAAAAGACCTTGATGTTAAAGGGAAAAAAGTTTTTTGCCGTGTGGATTTTAATGTACCGATGAAGGATGGAGAGGTAACAGATGATACAAGAATTAAAGCAGCTCTCCCTACCATAGAATATTTATCCAATCAAGGTGCGATTATCATTTTAGCAAGCCATCTTGGTCGTCCTAAAGGGAAGGTCGTAGAAGAACTACGTCTCGACCCTGTAGCAAAACGACTAAGTGATTTAATTGGGAAAGAAGTAGTTAAAACAGATGCCGTATATGGTGAAGAAGTGCAAGAGGCTATTTCTAAGGTAAGCGAAGGCGACATTATTTTAGTTGAAAACGTTCGTTTCGAAGCGGGCGAAGAAAAGAATGACGAAGCATTGTCTCAGGCCTTTGCTGATCTAGCTGATGTGTATGTCAATGACGCATTTGGCGCAGCTCATCGTGCCCACGCTTCCACAACTGGAGTAGCTGAAAAGCTTCCAGCTGCTGCAGGATTTTTAATGGAAAAAGAATTATCCGTTTTAGGTAAAGCATTAGAAAATCCAGAACGTCCTTTCACAGCTATCATTGGTGGTGCGAAAGTAAAAGATAAAATCGATGTTATCGATCATTTACTTGAAAAAGTTGACCATTTAATTATTGGTGGTGGCTTAGCTTATACGTTTATTAAAGCGCAAGGTTATGAAATTGGTAATTCCCTATTGGAAGAAGACAAAATTGATCTAGCCAAGCAATTTATGCAAAAAGCTAAAGACAAAGGCGTAGATTTTGTTCTTCCAGTTGACGCTGTTGTAGCTGACAAATTTGCTGAAGATGCAAATAAAAAAGAAGTGGACATTGATCAAATTCCAGCGGACTGGGAAGCATTGGATATTGGTCCTAAAACATCAGAAAAGTATGCTGAAATTGTTGCTAAATCTAAATTAATTATTTGGAATGGTCCAATGGGAGTTTTCGAAATGGAAGCTTTCGCGGATGGTACAAAGGCAGTTGCTAATGCATTAGCAAAAACAGAAGGCTATACAGTAATCGGTGGTGGCGATTCTGCTGCTGCAGTAGAAAAATTTGGTCTAAGTGATAAAATGGATCATGTATCTACTGGTGGAGGAGCTTCTTTGGAATTTATGGAAGGTAAAGTTCTTCCAGGTGTAGCTGCTTTAACTGACAAATAA